The following are from one region of the Salvia splendens isolate huo1 chromosome 2, SspV2, whole genome shotgun sequence genome:
- the LOC121782837 gene encoding xyloglucan 6-xylosyltransferase 2-like codes for MLDRVLGPLNSRRLQRAFRKAKLTVLCLFLTLIVLRANIGAGKFGTPEKDLDEIRETFSHIRKRAEPRRVLEEVSELKSTGNADSGSKNYADFDIKKILKDEDDGFPEFKRDPSQPYSLGPKISDWDEQRSEWLKNNPDYPNFLAENKPRVLLVTGSSPTPCENPVGDHYLLKSIKNKIDYTRLHGIEIFYNMALLDTEMAGFWAKLPLIRKLLLSHPEVEFLWWMDSDAMFTDMAYEVPWERYKDYNFVMHGWDEMIYDEKNWIGLNTGSFLLRNCQWSLDILDTWAPMGPKGKVREDAGKILTRELTGRPVFEADDQSAMVYILATEKEKWGEKVYLENHYYLHGYWGILVDKYEQMIESYHPGFGDHRWPLVTHFVGCKPCGKFGDYPVERCFKQMDRAFNFGDNQILQMYGFTHKSLASRKVVRIRNETSKPLEVKDELGLLHPSFKAVKTGSS; via the coding sequence ATGCTGGATCGGGTTCTCGGCCCGCTCAACTCGCGCCGCCTCCAGCGCGCTTTCCGCAAGGCGAAGCTGACGGTGCTCTGCCTCTTCCTCACGCTGATCGTGCTGCGCGCCAACATCGGCGCCGGGAAGTTCGGCACTCCGGAGAAGGACCTCGACGAGATCCGCGAGACCTTCTCTCACATCCGCAAGCGGGCCGAGCCGCGCCGCGTCTTGGAGGAGGTTTCCGAGCTCAAATCGACCGGGAATGCGGACTCCGGTAGCAAAAACTACGCCGATTTCGATATAAAGAAGATCTTGAAGGATGAGGACGATGGCTTCCCCGAATTCAAGCGAGATCCGTCGCAGCCTTACTCTCTCGGCCCGAAAATTTCGGATTGGGATGAGCAGAGATCGGAGTGGCTGAAGAACAATCCGGATTACCCCAATTTCCTCGCTGAGAATAAGCCTAGGGTTTTGCTGGTGACGGGTTCTTCGCCGACGCCGTGTGAGAATCCGGTGGGGGATCATTATTTGTTGAAATCGATCAAGAATAAGATTGATTACACTAGGCTTCATGGGATTGAGATCTTCTATAATATGGCATTGCTTGATACTGAAATGGCTGGGTTTTGGGCGAAATTACCTTTGATTAGGAAGCTTTTGCTGTCTCACCCTGAGGTGGAGTTTCTATGGTGGATGGATAGTGATGCTATGTTTACAGATATGGCTTATGAGGTGCCGTGGGAGAGGTATAAAGATTACAACTTTGTGATGCACGGGTGGGATGAGATGATTTATGATGAAAAGAATTGGATTGGATTGAATACTGGTAGTTTCTTGTTGAGGAATTGCCAGTGGTCATTGGACATTCTTGATACGTGGGCGCCAATGGGGCCGAAGGGGAAAGTTAGGGAGGATGCGGGGAAGATTCTGACGAGGGAGCTGACGGGCAGGCCGGTGTTTGAGGCTGATGATCAGTCTGCAATGGTGTATATCTTGGCAACGGAGAAGGAGAAGTGGGGTGAGAAGGTTTATCTCGAGAATCACTATTATCTGCACGGTTATTGGGGAATTTTGGTGGATAAATATGAGCAGATGATTGAGAGCTACCATCCGGGATTTGGTGATCATAGGTGGCCTCTTGTTACTCATTTTGTTGGTTGCAAGCCTTGTGGGAAATTTGGGGATTACCCCGTTGAGAGGTGCTTCAAGCAGATGGACCGTGCATTCAACTTTGGGGATAATCAGATACTGCAGATGTATGGCTTCACGCATAAGTCGCTTGCTAGTAGGAAGGTTGTGAGGATTAGGAACGAGACGAGCAAGCCTCTTGAAGTGAAGGATGAGCTCGGCTTGCTTCACCCCTCATTTAAGGCTGTGAAGACGGGTTCTTCTTGA